In Bradysia coprophila strain Holo2 unplaced genomic scaffold, BU_Bcop_v1 contig_350, whole genome shotgun sequence, a genomic segment contains:
- the LOC119079967 gene encoding nascent polypeptide-associated complex subunit alpha, muscle-specific form-like isoform X13, which produces MKLLFCALVIVFTQGLFAAPNRKVDEISKGRDLKKSLAEKSNESYDSTDFDELYTNLKATKPPKDTPEKSKKGNSKSRGSKHSNSRSGSGSHEPNVGSIKDAVARNPFKTTKANSKAKPKNIFGSKSRGRQNSASRSSEPKVGSIGKLLGAVNGLVKNTVAPIRNAPKSKINPKTSSDNSRRRKPSDDSVAESNESAKGSDDKRNHDHRHHKNHHHDSETSTSEEIPLCQLEDGHVVHPKPHHGHHGHHGHHGHHDHDKPVDVPVDAPVDAPVDAPVDAPVDAPCDTPVDAPVDAPVDAPVDAPVDAPVDTPVDDPIDAPVDAPVDAPVDAPVDTLVDAPVDAPVDAPVDAPVDTPVDAPVDAPVDAPVDAPVDAPVDAPVDAPVDAPVDAPLDAPVDAPVDAPVDAPVDAPVDAPVDTPVDTPVDAPVDAPVDTPVDAPVDAPVDAPVDAPVDAPVDAPVDTPVDAPVDAPVDVPVDAPVDTPVDAPVDAPVDAPVDAPVDAPVDAPVDTPVDAPVDAPVDAPVDTPVDAPVDAPVDAPVDTPVDAPVDAPVDAPVDAPVDAPVDTPVDTPVDAPVDAPVDTPVDAPVDAPVDAPVDAPVDAPVDAPVDAPVDAPVDTPVDAPVDAPVDAPVDTPVDAPVDAPVDAPVDTPVDAPVDAPVDAPVDAPVDAPVDTPVDTPVDAPVDAPVDTPVDAPVDAPVDAPVDTPVDAPVDAPVDAPVDTSVDAPVDAPVDAPVDAPVDAPVDAPVDAPVDAPFDAPVDAPVDAPVDAPVDTPVDAPVDAPVDVPVDAPVDTPVDAPVDAPVDAPVDAPVDAPIPPIDLPIDLPIDLPIDNSESNESGERPHNSGSNESGERPHKPHNSRSNESEERPHKPHNSGSNESGDSNETPCDGPVDAPVDAPVDAPVDTPVDAPVDAPVDAPVDTPVDAPVDAPVDAPVDTPVDAPVDAPVDAPVDTPVDAPVDAPVDAPDTPVDAPVDAPVDTPVDTPVDAPVDAPVDTPVDAPVDAPVDVPVDAPVDDPIDAPVDAPVDAPVDAPVDTPVDAPVDAPVDAPVDTPVDAPVDAPVDAPVDAPVDAPVDAPVDAPVDAPVDAPVDAPVDAPVDAPVDAPVDTPVDTPVDAPVDAPVDTPVDAPVDAPVDAPVDAPVDAPVDTPVDAPVDAPVDVPVDAPVDTPVDAPVDAPVDAPVDAPVDAPVDAPVDAPVDAPVDAPVDAPVDTPVDAPVDAPVDAPVDAPVDAPVDAPVDAPVDTPVDAPVDAPVDAPVDAPVDAPVDAPVDTPVDAPVDAPVDAPVDAPVDTPVDAPVDAPVDTPVDAPVDAPISPIDLPIDLPIDLPIDLNNSESRESGERPHRPHHSGSNEHGERPHKPHNSGSNESGERPHNSGSNESGERPHNSGSNESGERPHKPHNSGSNESGDSNETPCDVDTPVDAPVDAPVDAPVDAPVDAPVDAPVDAPVDAPVDVPVDAPVDAPVDTPVDAPVDAPVDAPVDAPVDAPVDAPVDAPVDAPVDAPVDAPVDAPVDAPVDAPVDAPVDAPVDAPVDTPVDAPVDAPVDTPVDAPVDAPVDAPVDTPVDAPVDAPVDAPVDAPVDAPDAPVDAPVDAPVDAPVDAPVDAPDAPVDAPVDAPVDAPVDAPVDAPVDAPVDAPVDAPVDAPVDAPITEDECRESQVPTLPVKQFGHGKELICTCSCKAFDELSSAVIATLAARPIFVSSGIPHVGDPKLDCSCNCVPAQECN; this is translated from the exons ATGAAGTTACTATTTTGTGCTCTTGTGATAGTCTTCACCCAA ggTTTGTTTGCAGCCCCAAACCGAAAGGTGGATGAAATTTCAAAAGGGCGAGATCTTAAGAAATCACTAGCTGAAAAATCGAACGAGTCTTACGACTCtaccgattttgatgaattataTACTAATTTGAAGGCGACTAAACCACCAAAGGATACACcagaaaaatccaaaaaaggaaattcaaaATCCAGAGGAAGCAAACACTCAAATTCTCGTTCCGGTTCAGGATCACACGAGCCAAATGTGGGTTCTATTAAAGATGCAGTAGCTAGAAATCCGTTTAAAACTACCAAAGCCAACTCTAAGGCTAAGCCGAAAAACATATTTGGTTCAAAATCCAGAGGAAGACAAAACTCCGCCTCTCGATCATCCGAACCTAAAGTCGGTTCTATAGGCAAACTTTTAGGCGCAGTCAACGGTCTTGTCAAAAATACCGTAGCACCAATTCGAAACGcaccaaaatcaaaaataaatccaaAAACAAGTTCGGACAATTCCAGAAGACGTAAACCAAGCGACGACTCCGTTGCTGAATCAAACGAATCTGCAAAAGGCTCTGATGACAAACGCAACCATGATCATCGTCATCACAAGAATCACCATCACGACAGCGAGACCAGCACAAGTGAGGAAATTCCGTTGTGTCAACTTGAAGATGGACATGTAGTTCATCCCAAACCACATCATGGTCATCACGGCCATCACGGTCACCACGGACATCATGACCACG ATAAGCCAGTTGATGTTCCAGTCGATGCTCCAGTCGATGCCCCAGTTGATGCACCAGTcgatgctccag ttgatgctccaTGCGATAcaccag ttgatgctccagttgatgctccagtcGATGCACCAGTCGATGCACCAGTCGATGCTCCAGTAGATACACCAGTTGATGATCCAattgatgctccagttgatgctccagtaGATGCTCCAGTAGATGCTCCAGTAGATACACTAGTTGATGCTCCAGTCGATGCACCAGTCGATGCACCAGTCGATGCTCCAGTAGATACACCAGTTGACGCTCCAGTTGAcgctccagttgatgctccagttgatgctccagttgatgctccagttgatgcaccagttgatgctccagtaGATGCTCCAGTAGATGCACCAT TAGATGCACCAGtagatgctccagttgatgctccagttgacGCTCCCGtagatgctccagttgatgctccagttgataCTCCAGTAGATACTCCAGTTGATGcaccagttgatgctccagtagatactccagttgatgcaccagttgatgctccagttgatgctccagttgatgcaccagttgatgctccagttgatgctccagttgataCACCAGTTGATGCACCAGTTGACGCTCCAGTTGATGTACCAGTAGATGCTCCAGTAGATACTCCAGtagatgctccagttgatgctccagttgatgctccag TCGACGCTCCAGTTGATGCACCAGTTGATGCACCAGTTGATACACCAGtagatgctccagttgatgctccagttgatgctccagttgatacaccagtagatgctccagttgatgctccagttgatgctccagttgatacaccagtagatgctccagttgatgctccagttgatgctccagttg atgctccagttgatgctccagttgataCTCCAGTAGATACTCCAGTTGATGcaccagttgatgctccagtagatactccagttgatgctccagttgatgcacCAGTTGAcgctccagttgatgctccag TCGACGCTCCAGTTGATGCACCAGTTGATGCACCAGTTGATGCACCAGTTGATACACCAGtagatgctccagttgatgctccagttgatgctccagttgatacaccagtagatgctccagttgatgctccagttgatgctccagttgatacaccagtagatgctccagttgatgctccagttgatgctccagttg atgctccagttgatgctccagttgataCTCCAGTAGATACTCCAGTTGATGcaccagttgatgctccagtagatactccagttgatgctccagttgatgcacCAGTTGACGCTCCAG tagatacaccagttgatgctccagtcGATGCACCAGTCGATGCTCCAGTAGATACATCAGTTGACGCTCCAGTTGAcgctccagttgatgctccagttgatgctccagttgatgcaccagttgatgctccagtaGATGCTCCAGTAGATGCACCAT ttgatgctccagttgatgctccagttgatgcaccagttgatgctccagttgataCACCAGTTGATGCACCAGTTGACGCTCCAGTTGATGTACCAGTAGATGCTCCAGTAGATACTCCAGtagatgctccagttgatgctccagttgatgctccagttgatgctccagtcGATGCACCAATCCCTCCAATTGATCTACCAATAGATCTACCAATTGACCTTCCAATTG ATAATTCCGAATCAAATGAAAGTGGAGAACGACCACATAATTCCGGATCAAATGAAAGTGGAGAACGACCACACAAACCACATAATTCCAGATCAAATGAAAGTGAAGAACGACCACACAAACCACATAATTCCGGATCAAATGAAAGTGGAGACTCCAACGAAACACCATGTGATGGTCCAGTCGACGCTCCAGTTGATGCACCAGTTGATGCACCAGTTGATACACCAGtagatgctccagttgatgctccagttgatgctccagttgatacaccagtagatgctccagttgatgctccagttgatgctccagttgatacaccagtagatgctccagttgatgctccagttgatgctccagttgataCACCAGTAGATGCGCCAGTAGATGCACCAGTAGATGCTCCAGATACACCAGtagatgctccagttgatgctccagttgataCTCCAGTAGATACTCCAGTTGATGcaccagttgatgctccagtagatactccagttgatgctccagttgatgcacCAGTTGACGttccagttgatgctccagttgatgaTCCAattgatgctccagttgatgctccagtagatgctccagtagatgctccagtagatacaccagttgatgctccagtcGATGCACCAGTCGATGCTCCAGTAGATACACCAGTTGACGCTCCAGTTGAcgctccagttgatgctccagttgatgctccagttgatgcacCAGTTG ATGCACCAGtagatgctccagttgatgctccagttgacGCTCCCGtagatgctccagttgatgctccagttgatgctccagttgatgctccagttgataCTCCAGTAGATACTCCAGTTGATGcaccagttgatgctccagtagatactccagttgatgcaccagttgatgctccagttgatgcaccagttgatgctccagttgatgctccagttgataCACCAGTTGATGCACCAGTTGACGCTCCAGTTGATGTACCAGTAGATGCTCCAGTAGATACTCCAGtagatgctccagttgatgctccagttgatgctccagttg atgctccagttgatgctccagttgatgctccagttgatgctccagtagatgctccagtagatgctccagtagatgctccagtagatacaccagttgatgctccagtcGATGCACCAGTCGATGCTCCAGTAGATGCACCAGTTGAcgctccagttgatgctccagttgatgcaccagttg ATactccagttgatgctccagttgatgcacCAGTTGAcgctccagttgatgctccagttgatgctccagttgatgctccagtaGATACTCCAGTTGATGCACCAGTTGATGCACCAG tagatgctccagtagatgctccagttgatACACCAGTTGACGCACCAGTcgatgctccagttg ATactccagttgatgctccagtcGATGCACCAATATCTCCAATTGATCTACCAATAGATCTACCAATTGATCTTCCAATTGATCTTAATAACTCTGAATCACGCGAAAGTGGAGAACGACCACACAGACCTCATCATTCCGGATCAAATGAACATGGAGAACGACCACACAAACCACATAATTCCGGATCAAATGAAAGTGGAGAACGACCACATAATTCCGGATCAAATGAAAGTGGAGAACGACCACATAATTCCGGATCAAATGAAAGTGGAGAACGACCACACAAACCACATAATTCCGGATCAAATGAAAGTGGAGACTCCAACGAAACACCATGTGATG tagatactccagttgatgcaccagtagatgctccagttgatgctccagttgatgctccagttgatgcaccagttgatgctccagttgatgctccagttgatgctccagttgacgttccagttgatgctccagttgatgctccagtgGATACTCCAGTTGATGcaccagttgatgctccag TTGATGcaccagttgatgctccagttgatgcaccagttgatgctccagttgatgcacCAGTTGATGcaccagttgatgctccagtagatgctccagttgatgctccagttg ATGCACCAGtagatgctccagttgatgctccagtaGATGCTCCAGTAGATGCACCAGTTGATAcaccagttgatgctccagttgatgctccagtagatacaccagttgatgctccagtcGATGCACCAGTCGATGCTCCAGTAGATACACCAGTTGACGCTCCAGTTGATGCACCAGTTGATGcaccagttgatgctccagtaGATGCTCCAGATGCACCAGtagatgctccagttgatgcacCAGTTGATGcaccagttgatgctccagtaGATGCTCCAGATGCACCAGtagatgctccagttgatgcacCAGTTGATGCACCAGTTGATGCACCAGTTGATGCACCAGTTGAcgctccagttgatgctccagtaGATGCTCCAGTTGACGCTCCAGTTGATGCACCAATTACTGAGGATGAATGCCGAGAATCGCAAGTGCCAACATTACCAGTCAAACAATTCGGTCATGGCAAAGAACTCATTTGCACCTGCTCTTGTAAAGCATTTGATGAACTAAGCAGTGCAGTTATTGCCACGCTTGCAGCCAGACCTATATTTGTATCTTCTGGAATTCCACATGTTGGTGATCCGAAATTAGATTGCAGTTGCAATTGCGTACCTGCGCAGGAATGCAACTGA
- the LOC119079967 gene encoding nascent polypeptide-associated complex subunit alpha, muscle-specific form-like isoform X25 translates to MKLLFCALVIVFTQGLFAAPNRKVDEISKGRDLKKSLAEKSNESYDSTDFDELYTNLKATKPPKDTPEKSKKGNSKSRGSKHSNSRSGSGSHEPNVGSIKDAVARNPFKTTKANSKAKPKNIFGSKSRGRQNSASRSSEPKVGSIGKLLGAVNGLVKNTVAPIRNAPKSKINPKTSSDNSRRRKPSDDSVAESNESAKGSDDKRNHDHRHHKNHHHDSETSTSEEIPLCQLEDGHVVHPKPHHGHHGHHGHHGHHDHDKPVDVPVDAPVDAPVDAPVDAPVDAPCDTPVDAPVDAPVDAPVDAPVDAPVDTPVDDPIDAPVDAPVDAPVDAPVDTLVDAPVDAPVDAPVDAPVDTPVDAPVDAPVDAPVDAPVDAPVDAPVDAPVDAPVDAPLDAPVDAPVDAPVDAPVDAPVDAPVDTPVDTPVDAPVDAPVDTPVDAPVDAPVDAPVDAPVDAPVDAPVDTPVDAPVDAPVDVPVDAPVDTPVDAPVDAPVDAPVDAPVDAPVDAPVDTPVDAPVDAPVDAPVDTPVDAPVDAPVDAPVDTPVDAPVDAPVDAPVDAPVDAPVDTPVDTPVDAPVDAPVDTPVDAPVDAPVDAPVDAPVDAPVDAPVDAPVDAPVDTPVDAPVDAPVDAPVDTPVDAPVDAPVDAPVDTPVDAPVDAPVDAPVDAPVDAPVDTPVDTPVDAPVDAPVDTPVDAPVDAPVDAPVDTPVDAPVDAPVDAPVDTSVDAPVDAPVDAPVDAPVDAPVDAPVDAPVDAPFDAPVDAPVDAPVDAPVDTPVDAPVDAPVDVPVDAPVDTPVDAPVDAPVDAPVDAPVDAPIPPIDLPIDLPIDLPIDNSESNESGERPHNSGSNESGERPHKPHNSRSNESEERPHKPHNSGSNESGDSNETPCDGPVDAPVDAPVDAPVDTPVDAPVDAPVDAPVDTPVDAPVDAPVDAPVDTPVDAPVDAPVDAPVDTPVDAPVDAPVDAPDTPVDAPVDAPVDTPVDTPVDAPVDAPVDTPVDAPVDAPVDVPVDAPVDDPIDAPVDAPVDAPVDAPVDTPVDAPVDAPVDAPVDTPVDAPVDAPVDAPVDAPVDAPVDAPVDAPVDAPVDAPVDAPVDAPVDAPVDAPVDTPVDTPVDAPVDAPVDTPVDAPVDAPVDAPVDAPVDAPVDTPVDAPVDAPVDVPVDAPVDTPVDAPVDAPVDAPVDAPVDAPVDTPVDAPVDAPVDTPVDAPVDAPVDAPVDAPVDAPVDAPVDAPVDAPVDVPVDAPVDAPVDTPVDAPVDAPVDAPVDAPVDAPVDAPVDAPVDAPVDAPVDAPVDAPVDAPVDAPVDAPVDAPVDAPVDTPVDAPVDAPVDTPVDAPVDAPVDAPVDTPVDAPVDAPVDAPVDAPVDAPDAPVDAPVDAPVDAPVDAPVDAPDAPVDAPVDAPVDAPVDAPVDAPVDAPVDAPVDAPVDAPVDAPITEDECRESQVPTLPVKQFGHGKELICTCSCKAFDELSSAVIATLAARPIFVSSGIPHVGDPKLDCSCNCVPAQECN, encoded by the exons ATGAAGTTACTATTTTGTGCTCTTGTGATAGTCTTCACCCAA ggTTTGTTTGCAGCCCCAAACCGAAAGGTGGATGAAATTTCAAAAGGGCGAGATCTTAAGAAATCACTAGCTGAAAAATCGAACGAGTCTTACGACTCtaccgattttgatgaattataTACTAATTTGAAGGCGACTAAACCACCAAAGGATACACcagaaaaatccaaaaaaggaaattcaaaATCCAGAGGAAGCAAACACTCAAATTCTCGTTCCGGTTCAGGATCACACGAGCCAAATGTGGGTTCTATTAAAGATGCAGTAGCTAGAAATCCGTTTAAAACTACCAAAGCCAACTCTAAGGCTAAGCCGAAAAACATATTTGGTTCAAAATCCAGAGGAAGACAAAACTCCGCCTCTCGATCATCCGAACCTAAAGTCGGTTCTATAGGCAAACTTTTAGGCGCAGTCAACGGTCTTGTCAAAAATACCGTAGCACCAATTCGAAACGcaccaaaatcaaaaataaatccaaAAACAAGTTCGGACAATTCCAGAAGACGTAAACCAAGCGACGACTCCGTTGCTGAATCAAACGAATCTGCAAAAGGCTCTGATGACAAACGCAACCATGATCATCGTCATCACAAGAATCACCATCACGACAGCGAGACCAGCACAAGTGAGGAAATTCCGTTGTGTCAACTTGAAGATGGACATGTAGTTCATCCCAAACCACATCATGGTCATCACGGCCATCACGGTCACCACGGACATCATGACCACG ATAAGCCAGTTGATGTTCCAGTCGATGCTCCAGTCGATGCCCCAGTTGATGCACCAGTcgatgctccag ttgatgctccaTGCGATAcaccag ttgatgctccagttgatgctccagtcGATGCACCAGTCGATGCACCAGTCGATGCTCCAGTAGATACACCAGTTGATGATCCAattgatgctccagttgatgctccagtaGATGCTCCAGTAGATGCTCCAGTAGATACACTAGTTGATGCTCCAGTCGATGCACCAGTCGATGCACCAGTCGATGCTCCAGTAGATACACCAGTTGACGCTCCAGTTGAcgctccagttgatgctccagttgatgctccagttgatgctccagttgatgcaccagttgatgctccagtaGATGCTCCAGTAGATGCACCAT TAGATGCACCAGtagatgctccagttgatgctccagttgacGCTCCCGtagatgctccagttgatgctccagttgataCTCCAGTAGATACTCCAGTTGATGcaccagttgatgctccagtagatactccagttgatgcaccagttgatgctccagttgatgctccagttgatgcaccagttgatgctccagttgatgctccagttgataCACCAGTTGATGCACCAGTTGACGCTCCAGTTGATGTACCAGTAGATGCTCCAGTAGATACTCCAGtagatgctccagttgatgctccagttgatgctccag TCGACGCTCCAGTTGATGCACCAGTTGATGCACCAGTTGATACACCAGtagatgctccagttgatgctccagttgatgctccagttgatacaccagtagatgctccagttgatgctccagttgatgctccagttgatacaccagtagatgctccagttgatgctccagttgatgctccagttg atgctccagttgatgctccagttgataCTCCAGTAGATACTCCAGTTGATGcaccagttgatgctccagtagatactccagttgatgctccagttgatgcacCAGTTGAcgctccagttgatgctccag TCGACGCTCCAGTTGATGCACCAGTTGATGCACCAGTTGATGCACCAGTTGATACACCAGtagatgctccagttgatgctccagttgatgctccagttgatacaccagtagatgctccagttgatgctccagttgatgctccagttgatacaccagtagatgctccagttgatgctccagttgatgctccagttg atgctccagttgatgctccagttgataCTCCAGTAGATACTCCAGTTGATGcaccagttgatgctccagtagatactccagttgatgctccagttgatgcacCAGTTGACGCTCCAG tagatacaccagttgatgctccagtcGATGCACCAGTCGATGCTCCAGTAGATACATCAGTTGACGCTCCAGTTGAcgctccagttgatgctccagttgatgctccagttgatgcaccagttgatgctccagtaGATGCTCCAGTAGATGCACCAT ttgatgctccagttgatgctccagttgatgcaccagttgatgctccagttgataCACCAGTTGATGCACCAGTTGACGCTCCAGTTGATGTACCAGTAGATGCTCCAGTAGATACTCCAGtagatgctccagttgatgctccagttgatgctccagttgatgctccagtcGATGCACCAATCCCTCCAATTGATCTACCAATAGATCTACCAATTGACCTTCCAATTG ATAATTCCGAATCAAATGAAAGTGGAGAACGACCACATAATTCCGGATCAAATGAAAGTGGAGAACGACCACACAAACCACATAATTCCAGATCAAATGAAAGTGAAGAACGACCACACAAACCACATAATTCCGGATCAAATGAAAGTGGAGACTCCAACGAAACACCATGTGATGGTCCAGTCGACGCTCCAGTTGATGCACCAGTTGATGCACCAGTTGATACACCAGtagatgctccagttgatgctccagttgatgctccagttgatacaccagtagatgctccagttgatgctccagttgatgctccagttgatacaccagtagatgctccagttgatgctccagttgatgctccagttgataCACCAGTAGATGCGCCAGTAGATGCACCAGTAGATGCTCCAGATACACCAGtagatgctccagttgatgctccagttgataCTCCAGTAGATACTCCAGTTGATGcaccagttgatgctccagtagatactccagttgatgctccagttgatgcacCAGTTGACGttccagttgatgctccagttgatgaTCCAattgatgctccagttgatgctccagtagatgctccagtagatgctccagtagatacaccagttgatgctccagtcGATGCACCAGTCGATGCTCCAGTAGATACACCAGTTGACGCTCCAGTTGAcgctccagttgatgctccagttgatgctccagttgatgcacCAGTTG ATGCACCAGtagatgctccagttgatgctccagttgacGCTCCCGtagatgctccagttgatgctccagttgatgctccagttgatgctccagttgataCTCCAGTAGATACTCCAGTTGATGcaccagttgatgctccagtagatactccagttgatgcaccagttgatgctccagttgatgcaccagttgatgctccagttgatgctccagttgataCACCAGTTGATGCACCAGTTGACGCTCCAGTTGATGTACCAGTAGATGCTCCAGTAGATACTCCAGtagatgctccagttgatgctccagttgatgctccagttg atgctccagttgatgctccagttgatacaccagtagatgctccagttgatgctccagttg atactccagttgatgcaccagtagatgctccagttgatgctccagttgatgctccagttgatgcaccagttgatgctccagttgatgctccagttgatgctccagttgacgttccagttgatgctccagttgatgctccagtgGATACTCCAGTTGATGcaccagttgatgctccag TTGATGcaccagttgatgctccagttgatgcaccagttgatgctccagttgatgcacCAGTTGATGcaccagttgatgctccagtagatgctccagttgatgctccagttg ATGCACCAGtagatgctccagttgatgctccagtaGATGCTCCAGTAGATGCACCAGTTGATAcaccagttgatgctccagttgatgctccagtagatacaccagttgatgctccagtcGATGCACCAGTCGATGCTCCAGTAGATACACCAGTTGACGCTCCAGTTGATGCACCAGTTGATGcaccagttgatgctccagtaGATGCTCCAGATGCACCAGtagatgctccagttgatgcacCAGTTGATGcaccagttgatgctccagtaGATGCTCCAGATGCACCAGtagatgctccagttgatgcacCAGTTGATGCACCAGTTGATGCACCAGTTGATGCACCAGTTGAcgctccagttgatgctccagtaGATGCTCCAGTTGACGCTCCAGTTGATGCACCAATTACTGAGGATGAATGCCGAGAATCGCAAGTGCCAACATTACCAGTCAAACAATTCGGTCATGGCAAAGAACTCATTTGCACCTGCTCTTGTAAAGCATTTGATGAACTAAGCAGTGCAGTTATTGCCACGCTTGCAGCCAGACCTATATTTGTATCTTCTGGAATTCCACATGTTGGTGATCCGAAATTAGATTGCAGTTGCAATTGCGTACCTGCGCAGGAATGCAACTGA